In the genome of Chryseobacterium arthrosphaerae, one region contains:
- a CDS encoding TssN family type VI secretion system protein, with protein MEISSVKGIFLRYILMPLIAIIMMFILGIIRRNKPAIKIKVIIVYVLLCSLCLALPGVFGFAGNLFNPEWYLVAQVIYLILGIIHVNLLHKYFKKHFDSLAMSILFESILSVTCIVLGGYLFTLLFNWMSKGLGNPVMAATSMLIFVVPMVFYYCYIQFISIPFDIYKTWRYSPEQKLPDFEGADFDRLMVLNVELSKKLEDANRFRIKAKTLPTGVTFGDWFYRVVDDYNHKNPGSVIHLSDEGNEPYYWIFYTKKSFFSFRKYIDFDQDITTNSISENEVVICKRVIQHEEEGVARKA; from the coding sequence TAAGGTATATCTTAATGCCTTTGATCGCAATTATTATGATGTTTATACTCGGTATAATCAGGCGGAATAAACCTGCGATAAAGATTAAAGTAATTATTGTATACGTTCTTCTGTGCAGTTTGTGTCTGGCCCTGCCTGGTGTTTTTGGGTTTGCCGGAAATCTTTTTAATCCGGAGTGGTATCTCGTAGCACAGGTGATCTATCTTATTTTGGGGATTATCCATGTCAATTTATTACACAAATATTTCAAAAAGCATTTCGATTCTCTGGCGATGAGCATTTTGTTCGAGTCTATTCTTTCAGTAACGTGTATCGTTTTGGGAGGTTACCTGTTTACCCTTCTTTTCAACTGGATGAGTAAAGGGCTGGGAAATCCGGTAATGGCAGCGACAAGTATGCTGATCTTTGTGGTTCCTATGGTATTTTATTACTGTTATATTCAGTTTATCAGTATTCCTTTTGATATTTATAAAACATGGAGATATTCTCCTGAGCAGAAGCTTCCTGATTTTGAAGGAGCAGACTTTGACAGACTGATGGTTTTGAACGTTGAGCTGAGCAAAAAGCTTGAAGATGCCAACCGTTTCAGAATTAAAGCAAAAACACTTCCAACGGGCGTTACTTTCGGAGACTGGTTCTACAGAGTGGTGGATGATTACAACCACAAGAATCCGGGATCTGTTATTCATCTTTCCGATGAAGGCAATGAACCGTATTACTGGATCTTTTATACTAAAAAATCGTTTTTCAGTTTTAGAAAATATATAGATTTCGACCAGGACATCACTACAAACAGCATTTCTGAAAATGAAGTGGTGATTTGTAAAAGGGTCATTCAGCATGAAGAGGAGGGAGTCGCAAGAAAAGCATAA